A single window of Candidatus Neomarinimicrobiota bacterium DNA harbors:
- a CDS encoding zinc-binding dehydrogenase produces the protein MRAAVFYGAGQKLVIEEVPTPVPTDGELLIKIAACGVCHTDLHYIDHGVPTFKKPPLILGHEASGIVAEIGEGVKGWEIGDRVLIPAVISCGNCEFCLSERENICANQIMFGNNVNGAYAEYVAAPAKDLIHLPDRLDLKKSSIIADAVSTPYHAVKNRGQVKSGDKVVVIGCGGVGINVVQIAAALGASVYAVDLSDSKLELAKSLGAYKTVNPLEDVEYVRNLKKETGGGFEIAFEAIGNPKTISDGYSLINRGGRLVVIGYTAEEMTFSPARLMYYELEMIGSLGCRPADYLPLIEMIERGKIKLEPLITGEYPLDKINDALDELRNGKALRSIIVP, from the coding sequence ATGAGGGCTGCGGTTTTTTACGGGGCGGGGCAAAAACTCGTTATAGAAGAAGTGCCGACCCCTGTTCCGACAGATGGGGAACTACTGATCAAGATAGCTGCCTGCGGAGTCTGTCATACCGACCTTCATTATATCGACCACGGGGTGCCTACTTTTAAAAAACCTCCACTGATCCTCGGTCACGAAGCTTCAGGAATAGTAGCTGAAATCGGCGAGGGCGTTAAGGGATGGGAGATAGGGGATAGAGTCTTAATTCCCGCGGTTATCAGTTGCGGTAACTGTGAGTTCTGTCTGTCCGAAAGAGAAAATATCTGCGCAAACCAGATAATGTTCGGCAATAACGTCAACGGCGCTTACGCTGAATATGTAGCGGCGCCGGCAAAAGATTTAATACATTTACCTGACAGACTTGATCTGAAAAAATCTTCAATTATCGCCGATGCCGTTTCAACTCCGTATCATGCTGTTAAGAACCGCGGACAGGTGAAATCAGGAGATAAAGTTGTCGTGATAGGATGTGGAGGGGTTGGTATCAATGTTGTGCAAATTGCCGCCGCATTGGGCGCTTCGGTCTATGCCGTTGATCTGAGTGATTCTAAACTTGAACTCGCAAAATCGTTAGGCGCATATAAGACGGTAAATCCCCTTGAAGATGTAGAGTACGTCCGGAACTTAAAGAAAGAAACGGGTGGCGGGTTCGAGATTGCGTTTGAGGCAATCGGAAATCCCAAGACCATTTCAGACGGCTACTCTCTCATTAATAGAGGGGGCAGATTGGTCGTCATTGGCTATACAGCTGAGGAGATGACCTTTTCGCCTGCAAGATTAATGTATTATGAACTTGAAATGATAGGCTCTCTTGGCTGCCGTCCGGCAGATTACTTGCCTTTGATAGAGATGATCGAACGGGGCAAGATCAAGTTAGAGCCGCTTATAACGGGAGAGTATCCTCTTGATAAGATAAATGATGCCTTGGATGAACTGAGAAACGGCAAGGCTTTGAGGTCAATTATCGTTCCGTGA
- a CDS encoding hemerythrin domain-containing protein, translating to MKPTEILIKEHDAILIMLNILEKVCHRLDKGEHVKETDLEKIIEFFKEFADKCHHGKEEDLLFPALEEYGIPNEGGPIGVMLSEHVIGRENVKGMSDAIANYKKGKESAPEEFIRYAMNYIALLTEHIDKENNILFVMADKHIPEERQRSLLIDFERAEEEKIGPGVHEKYHKLLDELSVVYLNNHDCQCHCDHL from the coding sequence ATGAAACCAACAGAAATACTGATAAAAGAACACGATGCAATACTGATTATGCTGAATATATTGGAGAAGGTATGTCACAGGCTCGATAAAGGAGAGCATGTTAAAGAGACTGATCTTGAAAAGATAATAGAATTCTTCAAAGAGTTTGCTGACAAATGCCATCATGGTAAAGAAGAGGATCTACTGTTTCCCGCCCTGGAAGAGTATGGTATACCCAATGAGGGCGGACCGATAGGGGTAATGCTTTCGGAGCATGTCATAGGACGAGAGAATGTCAAAGGAATGAGCGATGCTATTGCCAATTATAAGAAGGGAAAAGAATCTGCCCCGGAAGAGTTTATCCGATATGCGATGAATTACATTGCGCTGTTAACGGAGCACATCGATAAAGAAAATAATATTCTGTTCGTAATGGCAGATAAGCATATCCCGGAAGAGAGGCAGCGATCTCTTTTAATCGATTTCGAAAGAGCCGAAGAAGAGAAAATCGGTCCGGGCGTACATGAAAAATACCACAAGCTTTTAGATGAATTAAGCGTGGTCTATTTGAATAATCATGATTGTCAATGCCATTGTGATCATTTATAA